The Leadbetterella byssophila DSM 17132 DNA window GAAAAGGGTAGGATATACAGGGTATTTCCCAAAGGTAATTCAAAGTATCAAGTGCCGAAATATGATTTCTCAGACCTTAATAGCAGCTTGGAAGCTTTGAAGAACCCTAGCAATTCTGTCCGATATCTGGCCTACCAAAGTCTAAGAAAATTCGGGAAAGTGGCAGAGGCAGGTCTCTATGCCATAGCTAAGGGCGATGATGTAAGATATGCTGCAAGGGCTCTTTGGTTGCTGAAGGAATTAGATGCTAAATACTTGGAAGAATTTTCCGCACATCCTGATGAAGATCTAAGAGCCGCTTTAGTGCGTATGAGTCCTCAAGTGGATCATTCAGAATTTCTGATTAAGATGTCAAAGGATCCTTCATATCAGGTAAAACAGGCGGTAGCTACTCGAATCAGTCCCACGTATAATCCTGTGGCTTGGTTAAATCTGGCCTTGGCCTACCAAGGGAATGATCGCTGGTATTTGGAGGCTTTGGGAATAGGTGCAGGTGCAAATTGGGATAAATACTTGGAAGCTTATCTCAAGTTGAAGAAAAATGGACCGGAATGGAATGATATCCTATGGAGAAGTCGCGGTAAAAGAAGTGCAGATCTTTTGGTTGATCTTATAGCAGGGACTTCCCATGAGAATTCATTGAGATATTTCAGAGCTCTGGATTTTCAAGATAAAGCCTTGCGCAATAATGCTCTCCTCCGACTACTGAAGATGAGTCAGTCGGAAGAAAGGAAATTACTCATCTTTAAACATTTTGATACTGAAGATATATTAAAAAATCCTGAGTTTCATTCCCTAATACCTAATGTCTTAAAGGGTATAAAGAGCGATAAGGACTTTTTAGATATTGTTTCCAAATATGGATTAATAGAACAAAAGGATAGAGTACTTTCCATTTTGGATAGAAGCGAAGAGCCATCGGTATATAGGCAGGCAGCGGAGGTTGCCAACCAACTTTTTGGTATCGGTGTATTGAAAGATGCTTTAAGTCAGAAACCTCTACGCTTGGACTTTGCAAAACGAAGAATAGAGAGAATTGGTCTTGTGGATCATGAAGTGGTGACTCGACAATTGATTCAAGTGTTCACAAACAAAAAGTATCCTTTTGAGCTACGTGAAGCAGCTGTATTGGCCATGGAAGGGTATATGAGTGACGTACGCCTCTGGGAGTTGATGAAGGTGAACAAGATCAGTAAGGATCTGCTTCCTGCAGCAAAAGAAGTGATGCGGAAAACCTTCCACAATGATATCAAAGTGGAATTTGAGCATATGTTTGGAAAGGCAGAGAATATACAGGTACATCCTATGCCTGATTTTAGCCAGAAGGGTGATGCTATGTTAGGTTTGAGTAGCTTTGCTAAAAACTGTTCTGTCTGCCATAGTAATGGTAGTATTGGAGGGAATTTCGGTCCGGGTTTAGGGTCTATTGGTAATAAGTTGACCAAAGAAGCGCTATATAATGCTATTGTGTACCCTAATCAAGGCATTAGCCTGGGTTACGAAACGTCTATCATTACGTTTAAAGACGGGTCTAGTATGCAAGCCATTGTTACCAGTAAAACCGCTAATTCATACTTGGTGAAACTGCTAGGAGAGACTGAATTGAGAGAGTACCCACTGGATGCGGTGAAATCTGTGGAGGTAGTAGAAAAGGTCTCATTGATGCCTTCTTTCCCTCTGGAAGAGAAGGAAATGCTGGATTTAATTACCTATCTTTCTACTCTTAAGCAAGGGTCATAAAGATTTGATGCTTTAGGAAGAATACACCGTTTTGTGTCTTGAATTGATGGAATCTCTTTCGAGTGGGGGGAATCATCCTATGTTTTAGTAGAACTTTTTTGGCGAGATGAAGGAAGATCTTAGAAAAGGTCTGTCCTTCATAGGTATGTCCATCTTTTTGATCTTAAAAATCTTCTTATAAAACTTGGTCACGTAGGTGGGTCAATCTTTTGACATTAAAGGATCTTAATTTGAACCCGAACGTATACTAGAACAAGCATTGGGCATGTTTAAAGAATCTCCTTGAGTTGCTCTAATTGGGAGATCACTGCATTGTTGGTTTCTGAGGCCTCAGGATTGAACCAGATAAAGGGAAGACCTGCATTCTTTGCTCCTTCTTTATCGGCAATTTCATCATCTCCCACATAAACGGAGTTTTCAGGATTTGCGTTTGCTTTTCGAAGAGCGAATTGGAAGATGGCAGGGTCTGGTTTTCTACTATCAGCCACATCTGAGGTGATAATTTCCTGGAAGTAGGAGAGAATACCACTACCAGTCATTTTGCGCGTTTGGATATCAAGGTATCCGTTGCTAATGATGTGGAGATTATATTTACCGTGTAAGTATTCTAAGACTTCTAAAGCACCTTCCATCAGATAGGTTTGATGAGGGAGTAAGCGCATAAATTCTTCATTCATGGCTAAAGAATCTGCGTCCGTACAACTTACAGAATGAGTTTCTAGAGTCTCTTTGAATCTACGTCTACGTAGTTCGTCGTGGGTGATCAGATTCTGTTCTAAATCACGCCAAAGTCCCCTGTTCACACGTCTGAAGGTGCCAGTAAAGGTTTCAAAATCCAGGTACGGTTTAATCTTATTTGCATGGATTTCTTCCAAGCAAACACCTGAATTCCTTTCGAAGTCCCAAAGGGTATGATCTAAATCAAAAAAGATGTGTTTAATCATTCCGGGAGTCTAAGTCTTTCTACTGGAATTCCATTTTCCAAATGGCTTTCAATGATTTCATCCACGTCTTCCGGGGTGACATTGCCATAAAATACGCCTTCCGGATATACTACCATTCCCGGTCCGAAAGCACATACATCAAGGCAACCTGTTTTTTGAGCTCTCATGGTTTTATTGAGGCCTTTCTCTTTCATTTTTTCTTTGAAGAGATTAACCAGAATCATGCCTCTTTCACTCCCACAACATTTTTTAGGAGCTACTTTGTCATTGGTACATATAAAGACGTGTTTTTCGTATTTCATAATTCATTCCAGATTTCCCAGGATTTTTCTGCCTGGTAAACTAACATTTGGTATCCGTTTAATACTTTGGCTTCCCTGTTCAAGCCTTCCTGCATAAAACGTGTTGTTTCAGGGTTATATACTAAGTCGTAAAGGAAATGCTCACTTCCTATCAAATCATAATTCAGGGGAGGTGCTGTTTCCACTTTAGGGTATGTTCCAAGTGGTGTACAATTGACAATCAAATGGCTGCTTGAGAGCAGGTTATTTGCTTCCTCATAGCTAATGCTATTTTCGCCCGGGTTTCGAGAAACCAAATGGTATTCGATACCAAGATCTTCTAAAGCTACCCTGATGGCTTTTGCTGCTCCACCATTTCCTAAAACCAAGGCATGGGAAACAGTTCTGCCGTTTAGGAATTCTTCTAGTGATTTTCTAAAGCCATAGTAGTCACTATTGTATCCTTTTAGTCCTCCCTCAGGTTTCACTTTTAGGACATTTACCGCACCTATTCTTTGCGCGGCCGGGTCA harbors:
- a CDS encoding YjjG family noncanonical pyrimidine nucleotidase; amino-acid sequence: MIKHIFFDLDHTLWDFERNSGVCLEEIHANKIKPYLDFETFTGTFRRVNRGLWRDLEQNLITHDELRRRRFKETLETHSVSCTDADSLAMNEEFMRLLPHQTYLMEGALEVLEYLHGKYNLHIISNGYLDIQTRKMTGSGILSYFQEIITSDVADSRKPDPAIFQFALRKANANPENSVYVGDDEIADKEGAKNAGLPFIWFNPEASETNNAVISQLEQLKEIL
- a CDS encoding shikimate dehydrogenase family protein, coding for MRKFGLIGYPLGHSFSRKYFSEKFEKTGISDMNQYDLYEMEHIDQLPVVLKENPELVGLNVTIPHKLNVLPFLSEIDPAAQRIGAVNVLKVKPEGGLKGYNSDYYGFRKSLEEFLNGRTVSHALVLGNGGAAKAIRVALEDLGIEYHLVSRNPGENSISYEEANNLLSSSHLIVNCTPLGTYPKVETAPPLNYDLIGSEHFLYDLVYNPETTRFMQEGLNREAKVLNGYQMLVYQAEKSWEIWNEL
- a CDS encoding (2Fe-2S) ferredoxin domain-containing protein, with amino-acid sequence MKYEKHVFICTNDKVAPKKCCGSERGMILVNLFKEKMKEKGLNKTMRAQKTGCLDVCAFGPGMVVYPEGVFYGNVTPEDVDEIIESHLENGIPVERLRLPE
- a CDS encoding PVC-type heme-binding CxxCH protein, with product MLRNTLLFFVLLGFGSCKKKSAENFDRFPEGKKKEYITVEGLTVPDSDLDVSLFASEPMLYNPTNMDIDHKGRVWLCEAYNYRNDVNHVPYEKKGDKILILEDTDGDGKADKSKVFYQGEDVNAALGICVLGNKVIVSASPNVFVFTDEDGDDVPDKKEILFKTKGGLQSDHGVHAMIFGPDGKLYFNFGNHGIGLTDAKGQTLKDIYGREIDQTRQPFQDGMAIRCDLEAKNFEVVGWNFRNNYELCLDSFGRIWQSDNDDDGVRSNRLNYVMPYGNYGYKDEMTGADWRAYRTNKEDSVWKQHWHQNDPGVVPNLKVIGAGSPTGIFVYEGELLPERYRGSVFLGDAVNNDISAYQINKEKAGYTVDRKYIIHATDQWFRPSDVAAGPDGSVFVADWYDVGVGGHFVGDLEKGRIYRVFPKGNSKYQVPKYDFSDLNSSLEALKNPSNSVRYLAYQSLRKFGKVAEAGLYAIAKGDDVRYAARALWLLKELDAKYLEEFSAHPDEDLRAALVRMSPQVDHSEFLIKMSKDPSYQVKQAVATRISPTYNPVAWLNLALAYQGNDRWYLEALGIGAGANWDKYLEAYLKLKKNGPEWNDILWRSRGKRSADLLVDLIAGTSHENSLRYFRALDFQDKALRNNALLRLLKMSQSEERKLLIFKHFDTEDILKNPEFHSLIPNVLKGIKSDKDFLDIVSKYGLIEQKDRVLSILDRSEEPSVYRQAAEVANQLFGIGVLKDALSQKPLRLDFAKRRIERIGLVDHEVVTRQLIQVFTNKKYPFELREAAVLAMEGYMSDVRLWELMKVNKISKDLLPAAKEVMRKTFHNDIKVEFEHMFGKAENIQVHPMPDFSQKGDAMLGLSSFAKNCSVCHSNGSIGGNFGPGLGSIGNKLTKEALYNAIVYPNQGISLGYETSIITFKDGSSMQAIVTSKTANSYLVKLLGETELREYPLDAVKSVEVVEKVSLMPSFPLEEKEMLDLITYLSTLKQGS